CCAGGCGACGCCTGGGGATAGACGGCCGCGTACCGGTCCGCGATAGCGACCGAACCGGCCGGCACCCGTATCCGCGGCACCGCACGCCGCGGCAACCACAACGCGTCGTCCAGACCGGTCAGATACCCGAACCCCGGCGCGAACCCGCAGAATGCAACCGTGTAAACAGGAGCGCAGTGCCGGGCGACGACCTCTGCGACACTCAGCCCCGCCAGCCGCGCGACGTCGTCCAGATCCTCGCCGTCGTAGCGCACCGGGATCTCCAGGACGTCGGCGTCCCCCACGCCCCCGGACCCGTCAGCCTCGTCGTCCATCGCCCGCGCGACCTCCCCGATCCGCTCGGCGAGCAGCCCCGACGAGGTGAGCGCGGGATCGAAACGAACCAGCACGGTCCGCGCGGCCGGAACGAACCCCAGCGCACCGGCCGGTTTGTCGCGCATCAGGGCCCGATAAAGCCGCGCGGGCTCGGGCGCCGCCTGCGCCGCCAGGTCGAGCTCGACCAACAGCGCTCGATCCCCCGCGTTCAGAAAGCGCATCGACCCTGCCCGTCCCGCAATGATGATGGACGCGACGAGCTCACACACACCTCACTGGGTCTCGGGACGCGACTGCGACACCACGAACCCTAACTATTGTTCAACAATCCTTCAAGGTACGTCACCGGCACAACGGCCACCGATGACCGGACCGCTCTGACCGGTGTGCCGGTCCAAGCAGGGGTGCCGTTAACG
This portion of the Catenulispora sp. GP43 genome encodes:
- a CDS encoding allophanate hydrolase subunit 1, coding for MRFLNAGDRALLVELDLAAQAAPEPARLYRALMRDKPAGALGFVPAARTVLVRFDPALTSSGLLAERIGEVARAMDDEADGSGGVGDADVLEIPVRYDGEDLDDVARLAGLSVAEVVARHCAPVYTVAFCGFAPGFGYLTGLDDALWLPRRAVPRIRVPAGSVAIADRYAAVYPQASPGGWNLLGRTDVAVWDSARQPPAMFAPGVRVRFVAESEFRQ